A genomic region of Halomonas aestuarii contains the following coding sequences:
- a CDS encoding high-potential iron-sulfur protein, producing MADHNRRDFMRNSLLGLAALPLGAGILSKRAFAQDLPPLDPSAEQAKALNYVKVASEASDHPAYEEGEHCQNCMFYQADSQGCQLFPQNSVEPGGWCQSWTAKA from the coding sequence ATGGCCGACCACAACCGTCGTGACTTCATGCGCAACAGCCTGCTGGGCCTTGCCGCCCTGCCCCTGGGTGCCGGCATCCTGTCGAAGCGCGCCTTCGCCCAGGACCTCCCGCCCCTGGACCCGAGCGCCGAGCAGGCCAAGGCCCTCAACTACGTCAAGGTCGCCAGCGAGGCGAGCGACCACCCGGCCTACGAGGAAGGCGAACACTGCCAGAACTGCATGTTCTACCAGGCGGACAGCCAGGGCTGCCAGCTGTTCCCGCAGAACAGCGTCGAGCCGGGCGGCTGGTGCCAGTCCTGGACGGCCAAGGCCTGA
- a CDS encoding Lrp/AsnC family transcriptional regulator, producing MQNAVILINTDKGQVKAVAERLADVEGISEVYSTCGRYDLVAIARTRDFESLAELVTGRLNAVEGIRDTETLNAMQVHSRHDLETMFSLGW from the coding sequence ATGCAGAATGCCGTGATTCTGATCAATACCGACAAGGGCCAGGTGAAGGCCGTGGCCGAGCGGCTGGCCGACGTCGAGGGAATCAGCGAGGTCTACTCCACCTGTGGCCGCTACGACCTCGTGGCCATCGCGCGTACCCGCGATTTCGAGAGCCTCGCGGAGCTGGTCACCGGGCGACTCAATGCCGTCGAGGGCATCCGTGACACCGAGACCCTCAATGCCATGCAGGTGCACTCCCGCCATGACCTCGAGACCATGTTCTCGCTGGGCTGGTGA
- a CDS encoding DNA/RNA non-specific endonuclease gives MAARRARTGHRWRHRVRRVGITALFLAVASGLWHFQERELRDGLSWQGVTTWEELTPLTFHRVLRNDGFLAGWSDIRVNPLWVSYLLQRVEDPSAGPRPGFRRDWRALWPISPDSYFGSGYDRGHLAPNYAIAAVHGADAQRDTFLMSNMSPQRPDLNRRLWQRLEEVVMDHFVPRFAALQVITGPVFPARFRDNVLNRVGLVEVPEAFYKILVVPGESPRALAFIMPQRVSGDEPLDDFLVSIDEVEARTGLDFFPRLSREAAEALESGVKTAGWGLDEVARLPGRF, from the coding sequence ATGGCAGCAAGGCGAGCGCGCACCGGCCACCGCTGGCGGCATCGGGTCCGTCGAGTCGGCATCACGGCACTGTTCCTGGCGGTGGCGTCGGGGCTCTGGCACTTCCAGGAGCGCGAGCTCCGCGATGGCCTGAGCTGGCAGGGCGTCACCACCTGGGAGGAGCTCACGCCGCTGACCTTCCACCGTGTGCTGCGCAACGACGGTTTCCTGGCGGGCTGGTCCGACATCCGCGTCAACCCGCTGTGGGTCAGCTACCTGCTGCAGCGGGTCGAGGATCCCTCGGCCGGGCCGCGCCCCGGCTTTCGTCGTGACTGGCGAGCCCTCTGGCCGATCTCGCCGGACAGCTATTTCGGCAGCGGCTACGACCGTGGCCATCTCGCGCCCAACTACGCGATCGCCGCGGTGCACGGTGCCGACGCCCAGCGCGATACCTTCCTGATGAGCAACATGTCCCCCCAGCGACCGGACCTCAACCGGCGGCTCTGGCAGCGGCTAGAGGAGGTCGTGATGGACCACTTCGTGCCGCGCTTCGCCGCCCTCCAGGTGATCACCGGCCCGGTCTTCCCGGCGCGCTTCCGTGACAACGTGCTCAATCGGGTCGGGCTGGTGGAGGTGCCGGAGGCCTTCTACAAGATCCTGGTGGTGCCGGGGGAGAGCCCCCGGGCGCTGGCCTTCATCATGCCGCAGCGCGTCTCGGGCGACGAGCCGCTGGACGACTTCCTGGTGAGCATCGACGAGGTGGAGGCGCGTACCGGCCTGGACTTCTTTCCCCGGCTGTCCCGGGAGGCCGCCGAGGCGCTCGAGAGCGGGGTGAAGACCGCGGGCTGGGGCCTCGACGAGGTGGCCAGGCTGCCCGGGCGCTTCTGA
- the rnr gene encoding ribonuclease R: protein MTHWTLSDDPHAKREAHKYDKPAPSREYLMARLEEAGKPMTHEAMSQQLGLEDEDLQEAVRRRLAAMERDGQVLRNRRNAYALIDKLDLIKGKVLGHRDGFGFLLRDDGKKPDLVMPPRQMRRVFHGDHVLVRISGRDRRGRDEATVVEVLARNTQTIVGVYRANTPEFGVLIPENSRITQEVIIPHSACGGAQDGQVISARITQQPETRVQPVGEVVEVLGERMDPGMEIDIAIRSYEIPADFPPDVHDQIAGMSAEVAEGDKANRIDLRDVPLVTIDDESAKDFDDAVCAWKTKSGSWKLLVAIADVSHYVRPGSALDQEAITRGNSVYFPGQVVPMLPELLSNGLCSLNPAVDRLALVCEMNISQSGAISRYRFYEAVFQSHARLTYNKVAAILDDEGEQGDALREEYRELVPSLKNLHSLYRLLREARVERGAIDFETTETAIVFNDERKIEKIVPRSRNDAHKIIEECMLAANVATARFLDKHDLPALYRIHEKPSPERLDKLRLFLNELGLSLGGGDDPSPQDYRDLAEAIKGRDDADVIQTVMLRSMSRAVYSPQNDGHFGLAYPAYAHFTSPIRRYPDLLVHRAIRSVIRGPRQTNTVLRAEGGGVEPPSKWAPYTFEQMLELGEHCSMTERRADDATRDVEDWLKCEFMSDKLGEVYDGSIASVTQFGIFVRLDEVYVEGLVHVTSLPSDYYHYEPEKHRLKGERSGMSYRLGDGVSVQVARVDLDDRKIDFELADDKPRPKRQPRKARGGGSSSSAPEKGGKVDDKVGKGGKADDKTGKGGKRRRGPRRSKAQG, encoded by the coding sequence ATGACCCACTGGACGCTCAGCGACGACCCGCACGCGAAACGTGAAGCCCACAAGTACGACAAGCCCGCGCCCAGTCGAGAATACCTGATGGCCCGACTCGAGGAGGCCGGCAAGCCGATGACTCACGAGGCGATGAGTCAGCAGCTGGGCCTCGAGGACGAGGACCTCCAGGAGGCGGTGCGGCGTCGCCTGGCGGCGATGGAGCGCGATGGCCAGGTGCTGCGCAACCGGCGCAACGCCTACGCGCTGATCGACAAGCTCGACCTGATCAAGGGCAAGGTGCTGGGGCACCGCGACGGCTTCGGCTTCCTGCTGCGCGACGACGGCAAGAAGCCCGACCTGGTCATGCCACCCCGGCAGATGCGTCGGGTCTTTCACGGCGACCATGTGCTGGTCCGCATCAGCGGGCGCGACCGCCGCGGGCGCGACGAGGCCACCGTCGTCGAGGTGCTGGCGCGCAATACCCAGACCATCGTCGGCGTCTACCGGGCCAACACGCCGGAGTTCGGGGTGCTGATCCCCGAGAACTCCCGCATCACCCAGGAGGTCATCATTCCCCACAGCGCCTGCGGCGGCGCGCAGGATGGCCAGGTGATCTCCGCGAGGATCACTCAGCAGCCCGAGACCCGGGTGCAGCCGGTGGGCGAGGTGGTCGAGGTGCTCGGTGAGCGCATGGACCCGGGGATGGAGATCGACATCGCCATCCGCAGCTACGAGATTCCCGCCGATTTTCCGCCGGATGTCCATGACCAGATCGCCGGCATGTCCGCCGAGGTGGCTGAGGGGGACAAGGCGAATCGCATCGACCTGCGCGACGTGCCGCTGGTGACCATCGACGACGAGAGCGCCAAGGACTTCGACGACGCCGTCTGCGCCTGGAAGACCAAGTCCGGCAGCTGGAAGCTGCTGGTGGCCATCGCGGATGTTTCCCACTACGTGCGTCCCGGCAGCGCCCTGGACCAGGAGGCCATCACCCGTGGCAACTCGGTGTACTTCCCGGGCCAGGTGGTGCCGATGCTGCCGGAGCTGCTCTCCAACGGGCTCTGCTCGCTGAACCCGGCCGTCGACCGCCTGGCGCTGGTCTGCGAGATGAATATCTCCCAGAGCGGGGCGATCAGCCGCTATCGGTTCTACGAGGCGGTGTTCCAGTCCCATGCGCGGCTGACCTACAACAAGGTGGCCGCCATCCTCGACGACGAGGGCGAGCAGGGCGATGCCCTGCGCGAGGAGTACCGCGAGCTGGTGCCGTCGCTGAAGAACCTGCACTCCCTCTACCGGCTGCTGCGCGAGGCCCGCGTGGAGCGCGGCGCCATCGACTTCGAGACCACCGAGACGGCGATCGTCTTCAACGACGAGCGCAAGATCGAGAAGATCGTCCCGCGCTCGCGTAACGACGCCCACAAGATCATCGAGGAGTGCATGCTGGCGGCCAACGTCGCCACCGCGCGCTTCCTCGACAAGCATGACCTGCCGGCGCTCTACCGCATCCACGAGAAGCCCTCGCCGGAGCGGCTCGACAAGCTGAGACTGTTCCTCAACGAGCTGGGGCTCTCGCTCGGCGGCGGCGACGACCCCAGCCCCCAGGACTACCGGGACCTGGCCGAGGCGATCAAGGGGCGTGACGATGCCGACGTCATCCAGACGGTGATGCTGCGCTCCATGAGCCGGGCGGTCTATTCGCCGCAGAACGACGGCCACTTCGGCCTGGCCTATCCGGCCTATGCGCACTTCACCTCGCCGATCCGTCGCTATCCGGATCTGCTGGTCCACCGCGCCATCCGCTCGGTGATCCGTGGCCCGCGCCAGACCAATACCGTGCTGCGTGCCGAGGGGGGCGGCGTGGAGCCGCCCAGCAAGTGGGCGCCCTACACCTTCGAACAGATGCTCGAGCTCGGCGAGCACTGCTCGATGACCGAGCGCCGTGCCGACGACGCGACCCGGGACGTGGAGGACTGGCTCAAGTGCGAGTTCATGTCCGACAAGCTCGGCGAGGTCTACGACGGCAGCATCGCCTCGGTGACCCAGTTCGGCATCTTCGTGCGTCTCGACGAGGTGTACGTGGAGGGGCTGGTGCACGTCACCTCGCTGCCGTCCGACTACTACCACTACGAGCCCGAGAAGCATCGCCTCAAGGGCGAGCGCAGCGGGATGAGCTATCGCCTGGGTGACGGGGTCTCCGTGCAGGTGGCCCGCGTCGATCTGGACGATCGCAAGATCGACTTCGAGCTGGCCGACGACAAGCCGCGGCCCAAGCGTCAACCGCGCAAGGCTCGCGGCGGTGGTTCATCCTCCTCCGCGCCCGAGAAGGGCGGCAAGGTCGATGACAAGGTGGGCAAGGGCGGCAAGGCCGATGACAAGACGGGCAAGGGCGGCAAGCGCCGCCGCGGCCCGCGGCGGTCCAAGGCGCAAGGCTGA
- the rlmB gene encoding 23S rRNA (guanosine(2251)-2'-O)-methyltransferase RlmB encodes MAAGHRKPRGPRRAPAVPGGLEAVFGVHAVRALLDRGEPPREVWVQEGSAGARLAELVEAARQGGARLQSRPRDELDQLAQGAAHQGVIAFAAPLAFEGEASLWLRLEGWPHAVPPLLLVLDGITDVHNFGACLRSADAAGVHGVIVPKDKAAPLNAMVRKVACGAAESMPVYQVTNLARALAKMKALGVWITGTAGEADASLYEADFTGPTALVMGAEGKGMRRLTREACDTLVKLPMAGSVSSLNVSVATGICLFEAVRQRQGVAGGD; translated from the coding sequence ATGGCGGCGGGGCACAGGAAACCGCGTGGCCCGCGCCGGGCGCCAGCGGTACCCGGCGGGCTCGAGGCCGTGTTCGGTGTGCACGCGGTGCGGGCGCTGCTCGACCGCGGCGAGCCCCCTCGCGAGGTCTGGGTGCAGGAGGGCAGTGCCGGCGCCCGCCTGGCCGAGCTGGTCGAGGCCGCCCGCCAGGGAGGGGCTCGTCTCCAGTCGCGTCCCCGCGACGAGCTCGACCAGCTCGCCCAGGGCGCCGCCCACCAGGGGGTCATCGCCTTCGCCGCGCCGCTCGCCTTCGAGGGCGAGGCCTCCCTGTGGCTCAGGCTCGAGGGCTGGCCCCATGCGGTGCCGCCGCTGCTGCTGGTCCTCGACGGCATCACCGACGTGCACAACTTCGGGGCCTGCCTGCGCAGTGCCGACGCCGCCGGTGTCCACGGGGTCATCGTGCCCAAGGACAAGGCAGCACCGCTCAATGCCATGGTGCGCAAGGTCGCCTGCGGGGCCGCCGAGAGCATGCCGGTCTATCAGGTCACCAACCTGGCGCGGGCGCTGGCGAAGATGAAGGCCCTGGGGGTGTGGATCACCGGCACCGCCGGCGAGGCCGACGCCAGCCTCTATGAGGCCGACTTCACCGGCCCCACGGCCCTGGTGATGGGGGCCGAGGGCAAGGGCATGCGTCGCCTGACCCGGGAGGCCTGCGACACCCTGGTCAAGCTGCCCATGGCCGGCAGCGTCTCCAGCCTCAACGTCTCGGTGGCCACCGGGATCTGCCTGTTCGAGGCGGTTCGTCAGCGCCAGGGCGTGGCCGGAGGCGACTGA